In Candidatus Nitrosarchaeum limnium SFB1, the following proteins share a genomic window:
- a CDS encoding SNARE associated protein: protein MSVGDEFNLHVLVLISAVTATIAKQIIFYASYQGRRIMNEKTRKRMRPFERLVKRYGAAAAFVAAATPIPDDLIYVPLGLSKYNPKRFFIATLSGKIVLSYVIVLISHSLGLSLIEPYLKDVHDMSTIYIGIVVFAVMMTAAIVLVLRLDWTRVLSRFAPWTLDENNEK, encoded by the coding sequence ATGTCTGTAGGGGACGAATTCAATCTACATGTCTTAGTTTTAATTTCCGCAGTTACTGCTACTATTGCAAAACAAATTATCTTTTACGCTAGTTATCAAGGGCGTCGAATTATGAATGAAAAAACTAGAAAAAGAATGCGCCCCTTTGAAAGATTGGTAAAAAGATATGGTGCAGCAGCTGCATTTGTTGCAGCAGCTACTCCAATTCCAGACGATTTAATATATGTCCCATTAGGATTATCCAAATACAATCCAAAAAGATTTTTTATTGCAACTCTTTCTGGAAAAATTGTTCTAAGTTATGTTATCGTTTTAATCTCTCACAGTCTTGGGCTTTCCTTGATAGAGCCATATCTTAAAGATGTACACGACATGTCTACAATCTATATCGGAATTGTTGTATTTGCTGTTATGATGACAGCTGCAATTGTTTTAGTTTTGAGACTCGATTGGACAAGAGTTTTGAGTAGATTTGCACCATGGACATTAGATGAAAACAATGAAAAATAA
- a CDS encoding DNA-3-methyladenine glycosylase codes for MTILPRTFYSQDTVTVAKSILGKKLVRKINNKEISGIIIETEAYRHKDDPASHAFRKITERNKVMFGEVGMAYVYFTYGMHYCFNVVARNSKFEAGAVLIRAIQPEKGIDIMEKNRGVNDKKRLTDGPAKLTQAFGITKEQYGIDLTQDSKLFITDGIKTGKIIASPRVGIKEATDKLWNFKISIK; via the coding sequence TTGACTATACTTCCTAGAACTTTTTATTCACAAGATACTGTAACGGTAGCAAAAAGTATTCTAGGCAAAAAACTAGTAAGAAAGATAAACAACAAAGAAATTTCAGGAATCATAATAGAGACTGAAGCATATAGACACAAAGATGATCCTGCAAGTCACGCATTTAGAAAAATTACAGAAAGAAACAAAGTGATGTTTGGAGAAGTTGGAATGGCATATGTCTATTTCACATATGGTATGCATTATTGTTTTAATGTAGTAGCAAGAAATTCAAAATTTGAAGCAGGTGCAGTTCTAATTCGTGCTATTCAGCCTGAAAAAGGAATAGACATCATGGAAAAAAATAGAGGAGTAAATGATAAAAAAAGACTCACAGATGGTCCTGCCAAACTAACACAAGCATTTGGGATTACAAAAGAACAATACGGAATTGACTTGACACAAGATTCAAAACTATTCATAACAGATGGAATCAAAACAGGTAAAATAATTGCCAGCCCCAGAGTTGGAATAAAAGAAGCAACTGACAAGTTATGGAATTTTAAAATATCAATAAAATAA
- a CDS encoding Signal transduction histidine kinase, whose product MTLLYEAEQSGNTQSYTIIKTGDLKVQTEAISGLAVSIANGNAEDEEKISKDIEYVDVTIAGIKNGGIINNQPIQKIPPTITTEYNKLVTSWDDYKEKALNVKKTSVFDKEATSAMNYVLQKNGELILLTNSLSSELSNLDRDYNRHKEIANDLENSAKEIGQLTLLISIGEEENAQDKIKIEKIKFEAGLRKLLGISTKDLDLKSIEQENEDLIEIPRENSDALRKLDPLWESLRPKIEILEERALLSPNFNSAKNEMVLQKEILFGDIDNLLNSWNFELSKQGSQEQLIVQVLLVVDIAIFFLVLFIIRQSLLPLGLITNALTEIKEGAYGRKIEYEKSDEIGNLVQTFNVMSNTILEKEELAKKTDIAKDEFLAMITHELKTPLVPIQGYSDILLSEHLGKLTDRQKERINIIKSSSETLLALISDLLDAQKLELGQLRMKMETNNIKETITEVIESFTPQAQKNNIKFISNLKDVYVEYDEDRIKQVLSNLIKNSMIAVEPEKGVIEITMVNYPQTVQVSVKDNGIGIPADKQENLFKKFYQVDTTLTREKSGSGLGLAICKGIIDTHGGEIFCKSIPRQETVFTFTLPKKSESKKSPIGIT is encoded by the coding sequence TTGACTTTACTTTATGAGGCAGAACAATCAGGTAACACCCAATCATATACAATAATCAAAACAGGTGATCTTAAAGTTCAAACAGAGGCAATATCTGGATTGGCAGTATCAATTGCAAATGGAAATGCAGAGGATGAAGAAAAAATATCCAAAGACATCGAATATGTGGATGTAACTATTGCTGGAATTAAAAATGGTGGAATAATAAATAATCAACCAATTCAAAAAATCCCACCAACAATAACTACAGAATATAACAAATTAGTAACATCGTGGGATGATTATAAAGAAAAAGCATTGAATGTCAAAAAAACATCAGTATTTGACAAAGAAGCAACGAGTGCAATGAATTATGTATTACAAAAAAACGGCGAACTGATCTTACTGACAAATTCATTATCAAGTGAGTTATCAAATTTGGACAGAGATTATAATAGACATAAAGAAATTGCTAATGATTTAGAAAATTCTGCAAAAGAGATTGGGCAGTTAACATTATTAATTTCAATTGGCGAAGAAGAAAACGCTCAAGATAAAATAAAAATTGAAAAAATAAAATTTGAAGCAGGTTTACGAAAACTACTAGGAATATCAACAAAGGATTTGGATTTAAAAAGCATAGAGCAGGAAAATGAAGATTTAATCGAAATTCCAAGAGAAAATTCAGACGCATTAAGGAAACTGGATCCACTTTGGGAATCATTAAGACCAAAAATAGAAATTCTTGAAGAAAGAGCTCTGTTATCTCCGAATTTTAATTCAGCAAAAAATGAAATGGTTTTACAAAAAGAAATTTTGTTCGGAGATATTGATAATTTATTGAATTCATGGAATTTTGAGTTATCAAAACAAGGAAGTCAAGAACAATTAATTGTTCAAGTGTTACTAGTAGTAGATATTGCAATATTCTTTTTAGTTCTGTTTATAATTAGACAGTCACTTTTGCCTCTAGGTTTAATCACAAATGCATTAACAGAAATTAAAGAGGGCGCTTATGGAAGAAAAATCGAATATGAAAAATCTGATGAGATTGGAAATTTGGTTCAGACATTTAACGTAATGTCAAACACTATTTTAGAGAAAGAAGAACTAGCAAAGAAAACAGATATTGCCAAAGATGAGTTTCTTGCAATGATCACACATGAATTAAAAACACCTCTAGTCCCCATTCAAGGATACTCAGATATTTTACTTAGCGAACATTTGGGAAAATTAACAGACAGACAAAAAGAAAGAATTAACATAATAAAATCAAGCTCAGAGACATTACTAGCATTGATATCAGATTTGCTGGATGCCCAAAAACTAGAATTAGGCCAATTAAGAATGAAAATGGAGACAAATAATATCAAAGAAACAATTACAGAAGTAATCGAATCATTTACCCCACAAGCACAAAAAAATAATATAAAATTTATTTCAAACCTAAAAGATGTTTATGTAGAATACGACGAAGACAGAATAAAACAAGTACTATCAAATTTAATTAAAAACAGCATGATTGCAGTAGAACCAGAAAAAGGAGTCATAGAGATTACGATGGTAAATTATCCACAAACAGTGCAGGTTAGTGTCAAAGATAATGGCATTGGAATACCAGCAGACAAGCAAGAAAATCTTTTTAAGAAATTTTATCAAGTAGACACTACTCTAACAAGAGAGAAAAGCGGAAGTGGATTAGGATTAGCAATATGCAAAGGAATTATAGATACGCATGGAGGGGAAATTTTCTGTAAGAGTATTCCACGTCAGGAAACGGTGTTTACTTTTACATTACCTAAAAAATCAGAGTCAAAAAAATCCCCAATAGGAATTACTTAA
- a CDS encoding uracil-DNA glycosylase-like protein has translation MNVEVEAIRQKVIACTKCDLSKTRTNSVPGKGNFQSDVIFVGEAPGRNEDKKGEPFVGIAGQRLSAALESAGVSRESIYITNVVKCRPPNNRIPTIMELDMCHDYLQKEIAIIKPKIICILGNTAFNSILGGSEITKYRGKIVKKDKEFYFLTVHPAATIYNQELITVLKEDIIKLFDLIRELKNGRKIPVDIDYTS, from the coding sequence ATGAATGTGGAAGTTGAAGCAATTAGGCAAAAAGTGATTGCATGTACAAAATGTGATTTATCTAAGACAAGAACAAATTCAGTTCCAGGTAAAGGAAATTTTCAATCAGATGTGATTTTTGTTGGGGAAGCACCAGGTAGAAATGAAGATAAAAAAGGAGAGCCATTTGTCGGAATTGCAGGGCAGAGACTGTCAGCTGCATTGGAGAGTGCTGGAGTGTCAAGAGAATCAATTTACATTACAAATGTTGTAAAATGCAGACCGCCAAACAATAGAATTCCAACTATAATGGAACTAGATATGTGTCATGATTATCTTCAAAAAGAGATAGCCATAATAAAACCGAAAATAATATGCATTTTAGGAAACACTGCATTTAATTCAATTTTAGGCGGTTCAGAAATTACAAAGTATAGAGGGAAAATCGTAAAAAAAGATAAAGAGTTCTATTTTTTGACAGTGCACCCAGCAGCTACAATTTACAATCAAGAATTAATCACAGTACTAAAAGAAGACATTATCAAATTATTTGATTTGATCAGAGAGTTAAAAAACGGCAGAAAAATTCCAGTAGATATTGACTATACTTCCTAG